In Acidimicrobiales bacterium, one DNA window encodes the following:
- a CDS encoding lysophospholipid acyltransferase family protein — MKVDSDGVYRPSGEGFFSGEGLPARALYRFCQAFVWVAFKLWFRLTIEGTHNIPKHGAFVLAPVHRSYLDTPLQAVFPRRLRFMGKDSMWKNKYAAWALSALGGFPVSREQADREALQTTIDVIERGEPAVLFPEGERKRGPRVYPLKDGAVYVAARCGVPIVPMGIGGSENAMPKGRNFIYPVKVHLVVGEPIMPPARKESGRVSRKAVQQTTLELREVLQDLYDKAQVRAGNQNQYDRAVEPPPMD; from the coding sequence GTGAAGGTCGATTCCGACGGTGTGTACCGTCCCTCGGGCGAGGGGTTCTTCTCGGGCGAAGGGCTGCCCGCCCGGGCGCTTTACCGCTTCTGCCAGGCGTTTGTGTGGGTTGCGTTCAAGCTGTGGTTCAGGCTGACCATCGAGGGCACCCACAACATTCCCAAGCACGGTGCGTTCGTGCTTGCACCGGTTCATCGCTCGTACCTCGACACCCCGCTGCAGGCCGTGTTCCCGCGTCGGCTTCGCTTCATGGGAAAGGACTCGATGTGGAAGAACAAGTACGCAGCATGGGCCCTGTCGGCGCTCGGCGGGTTCCCGGTCAGCCGCGAACAGGCCGATCGTGAGGCCCTTCAGACCACCATCGATGTCATCGAGCGTGGCGAACCGGCCGTGTTGTTTCCCGAGGGCGAACGCAAGCGGGGGCCCAGGGTCTATCCGTTGAAGGACGGAGCGGTCTATGTCGCCGCCCGCTGCGGTGTGCCGATTGTGCCGATGGGCATCGGCGGGTCCGAGAACGCAATGCCCAAGGGCCGCAACTTCATCTACCCGGTGAAGGTGCACCTGGTGGTCGGCGAGCCGATAATGCCGCCCGCCCGCAAGGAATCTGGCAGGGTGTCGCGCAAGGCGGTGCAGCAGACCACCCTCGAACTGCGAGAGGTCCTGCAGGACCTCTACGACAAGGCGCAGGTTCGCGCCGGCAACCAGAACCAGTACGACCGGGCGGTCGAGCCGCCCCCGATGGACTAG
- a CDS encoding amidohydrolase family protein: MTNHSAVEEIVDAHHHLWDYDSPYGRYDLPELLADTAGVDGVTETVFIDCGSNYRTEGPEALKPVGETEWVAGRCDASDGGGAARIAAIVGHANLMLGAAVGQVLDAHIDAGGGRFRGIRHSGARSGTPEVVSNRGEPPADLYRRDEFVAGARQLCDRGLSFEAWQYHHQLGEVVALAREVPDLQIVVNHLGGPIGVGVWAGRWDEVHSDLRRSYVDLAACPNVWMKLGGIGMSRFGAVYRSGRPGAEEVAEVWGDTIRAAIDALGPDRCLFESNYPVDGQTIDYAVLWQAFDLVSADYSPSERADLFAGSARRVYRLG, translated from the coding sequence ATGACGAACCACAGTGCGGTCGAGGAAATCGTCGATGCCCACCATCATCTCTGGGACTATGACTCGCCCTATGGCCGCTACGACCTGCCCGAGCTTCTGGCCGACACGGCCGGTGTCGACGGTGTGACCGAAACCGTGTTCATCGACTGTGGATCGAACTATCGAACCGAGGGGCCCGAGGCTCTGAAGCCCGTCGGTGAAACCGAGTGGGTCGCCGGTCGGTGCGACGCCAGCGACGGCGGCGGCGCAGCTCGCATCGCCGCAATCGTCGGCCACGCCAACCTGATGCTGGGCGCGGCGGTCGGCCAGGTGCTCGACGCCCACATCGACGCAGGTGGCGGGCGCTTCAGGGGCATCCGCCATTCCGGTGCCCGTTCTGGAACACCCGAAGTGGTCTCGAATCGAGGCGAACCTCCGGCCGATCTGTACCGCCGCGACGAGTTTGTCGCCGGGGCGCGGCAACTGTGCGACCGTGGGCTGAGCTTCGAGGCCTGGCAGTATCACCACCAGCTGGGCGAGGTGGTTGCGCTCGCACGCGAGGTTCCCGACCTCCAGATCGTCGTCAACCACCTGGGAGGCCCCATCGGAGTTGGCGTGTGGGCCGGCCGTTGGGACGAAGTGCACAGCGATCTGCGCCGCTCGTATGTCGATCTGGCCGCATGCCCCAACGTGTGGATGAAGCTGGGCGGCATCGGCATGAGCCGGTTCGGTGCCGTCTATCGCTCGGGGCGTCCCGGTGCCGAGGAGGTCGCAGAGGTTTGGGGCGACACCATCAGGGCGGCAATCGATGCGTTGGGGCCGGATCGTTGCCTGTTCGAGTCGAACTATCCCGTCGACGGCCAGACCATCGACTATGCGGTGTTGTGGCAGGCGTTCGACTTGGTGTCGGCCGA
- a CDS encoding HTH domain-containing protein: MLLLLRNGGRLTARELAERLEVSQRTVLRDIEALSGSGVPVFAVRGPGGGFELLDTFDQQIPSLPSGMAEGRGRLRRVRVRVSPAALQTALVVGRPSGWRQRPTFEPPADRADWLEGSFRFESYDAAVRELMALGPEFEVLLPVELRNALAEIGTRLAEMHR; this comes from the coding sequence TTGCTGTTGCTCCTGCGCAACGGCGGCCGGTTGACCGCGCGCGAGTTGGCAGAGCGACTGGAGGTGTCTCAGCGCACGGTTCTGCGCGATATCGAGGCCTTGAGTGGTTCGGGTGTGCCCGTGTTTGCGGTGCGCGGCCCGGGTGGCGGATTCGAGTTGCTCGACACATTCGACCAGCAAATCCCGAGTCTGCCGTCGGGGATGGCCGAGGGTCGGGGTCGGCTGCGTCGGGTTCGTGTGCGCGTTTCGCCCGCGGCGCTGCAGACCGCGCTGGTGGTCGGGCGGCCCAGCGGCTGGCGGCAGCGGCCCACATTCGAACCTCCTGCCGACCGAGCCGATTGGCTCGAGGGGTCGTTCCGGTTCGAGTCCTACGATGCGGCCGTGCGAGAGTTGATGGCGCTGGGTCCAGAGTTCGAGGTCTTGTTGCCCGTCGAGCTCAGGAACGCACTAGCCGAAATCGGAACGAGGCTTGCGGAGATGCACCGATGA